tcctctctcctctccacctctctccccatctctctctcccccctcccatctcccctctccctctatctgcctctctctcaccatctcccctctccccccatctccctctatccacctctctccccatctcccaccaTCTCCCCTCTTGTCCCActatctcccctttctccctcctctccccatctcctctctctgcctctatctcctctccccctctctttcccccatctcccctctctgcctcttccccccatttcccatctccgcctctcctctctctgcctctacccccatttcccctctccccatcttcccccatttcccctctctccccatctcctctcccccaTTTCCACCTcgcccccatctcccctctccgcctctctccccatctccccttctctctctcccatctcccctctctctgcttctctcccccatttcccctctctcctccatcttccatcttccctctctctgcccctccccatttcccctctcatctctctctccccttctcccctctccccatctcctctcccccccatttCCACCTCTCCCATCTCCCCTTTCTCTGCCCCCTCCATCTAGCCTCTCTTCCCctatttcccctctctcctccatcttccctctatctcccctctctccgcctctgtctcccatttcccctctctccccccatctctgcctctccctctctctctttgcctctctctcccctctctccacctccccatcttccctctccctctctcccctttctccgcctctctctcccctacccatctccccctctctcctctcccccatctcccctctccgccccctctcctgctctttctctctccatctcccccacactctccccatctctccattGGTCTCTCTacctttcctcctctctctccccacccccatctcctctcTCCGCATCtttctcccgctctctctctttcctcccctgTCTCCCCTacgctctccccatctctcccccctctcctctaccCATCCCACGctcactctctctacctctacccctctctccctgcctctctctctttcacaccccccccccccccccccctgctgtcCATGAACGTGGTTTGAGGTCCGGAAAGGCGTCATGGTTCTGAGAATTTGTCAGGAAGCCGTTGCTATGTTTGCCAACCTGTGTTGTGGCCTGGACTGGAAGTGGGTGAGTGTTCTCGCACCGTTGTGGTTCCGGGATGATGTACTAAATCAGGATGGTGCTCAGAAATGTGGCCCATGATGTGTCATCTCATCACTCGCActtacacacaccaacacactctCACTCAAACAAACGGGTTAGGGAGTGGGTCAACAGGGCAGGGAGAAGGTCGACGGGGCAGGGACGTGGTTGGTAGAGAAAGGGTTAATGGGGCAAGGACAGGGTTGATGGGGCAGTGACGTGGTTAACGAGGCAGAGAGCGGGTTAATAGGGTTGGAATGTGGTTATGGGGCAGGGAGAGTGTAAATGGGGCTGGGATGGGGTTAATGGGGCAGGGAGAGGGTTAACGGGGCAGGGATGTGGTTATCGGGACAGAGAAATCGTTAATGGGGCACAGACAATATTAATGGTGCAGGGACTGGGTTAATGGGGCAGGGAGAGTGTTAATGGGGATGGGATGGGGTTAATGGGGCAGGTATGTGGTTACGGGGCAGGGAGAGGGTTAACGGGGCGGGGAGAGGGTTAACGGGGCAGGGAGAGGGTTAACGGGGCAGAGAGAGGGTTAACGGGGCAGAGAGAGGGTTAACGGGGCAGGGAGAGGGTTAATGCGGCAGGAACGTGGTTAATGGGTTAATAGGGCTGGGATGTGGTTAATGAGGCAGGGAGAGAGTAAACGGGGCAGGGAGATGGTAAGCGGGGAAGGGAGAGGGTTAACCAGGCAGGCGGGAGTTAGCAGTCGACCGCAAGGTCCAGCCGCCAcacccctccatttccctccacacaCCCCGGTCCCTCCCACTGCCATGACGTGGACCTGCACCGACGTCAGCCCCTCCATCCGCAGCGGCTCCTCCACACCTCGGACTGACGGAGGGGCTGTGCCCGTGGGAAACGCTCTGGAGACCCCAGGGTGGGAGGGCAGAGGAGAGAGAGGTGAGGGGGGTCCCTGCTTCGAGACCACCCACTCCACGACCTCACTGCACGTCACAAGAGCCCAGCAGGTCGGACATAAGATGGGTGATAACCAGGCAAGTAGGGGAAGGATGGAGGGAGTTagaggaggggtggaggggagagagttggcggggggggagaaggagaggggtcAGAAAGAGGAGAAGAGGAGAGACAAGTGGAGACGGGGAGagatgaggaagagagggattgagtggggagggagggggatgaggggtagtgggggggagacggggagagatgAGGAAGAGTACGAGAAGgaatgagtggggagggggatgggagagaCAAGTGGAGACCGGGAGAGggggaatgagtgaggggagggaggtggatagggagaggggaggatggggagagtgggggagacacaagtggagacggggaggggagggggatggggagagagacgtGGAGATGGGGAtagatgaggaagagaaggggggatggggagagtggggaTCTGCGACACATATCCCAGGTCACAATGGAGGACATCAGTGGTGTGAACATGAATCTGCTCAAGGTCTGTGAAAGGACACGTGCAGAGAAAATATCGAGGgaaagatgggggagggagatgcagagagaagtGTGGAGGGGACCAGAGGAGGTTACAGATTTGGGGAGGGGCCCGGAGGGGATTACAGAGTCGGGgtggggtgtcggggaccggagggggttacagagacagggaggggtggtgggggccagagggggttacagagacggggaagGGTTTAGggaaccagagggggttacagagatggggaggggtttagggaactggagagggggggggttacagagatggggaggggtttagggaactggagagggggggggttacagagatggggaggggtttaGGGAACTGGAGAGAGTTACAGAaacggggaggggtgtaggggaccggagggagttacagagacagggagaggagcAGTGGACCGGAGAGGGCTACAGAATTGGGGAGGGCTGTCGGGGACTGGAGTGGTTTGCAGAGAcgtggaggggtgttggggaccagtgGGGGTtgcagagagggaaggggtgtcggggaccggaggggtgatGGGGACTGGTCTTGGAGACGGGATCGATCCCATGACTGGTGAATTAACCCTTTCCTCTCCCCAGAACCGTCTGACCTTGCGCCTTCTGTTTGTTGTCATTGTGGCTGTGATCGGATCTCTGCAGTTCGGATACAACATTGGGGTCATCAATGCTCCAGAGAGGGTAAAGGTCTCCGTTCCATCCGGTGGGGTCAGACAGgtcagggaaagggggagagagagagggagaaatggagagagggaggggaagaaagagGAGAGCGGGAACTgagaggtgagggggaagagagagagagttggagttagagagggggagagagtgagggggtggaggggggagtgagaggaggggtggagaggataggagagagggagaggaagaaggggggagagaaggaggagagggaggggagttgGGGAACGGATATTAGGATGatcggagggagggggtgagtgagtcagagggaggggagatgggggacgGAGATGGACGATTGGATgaagtgggtgagggggagagtgggtcagggaggggagatgggggatgGAGACTGGGAGAGTGGGTCAGAGGGAAGGGAGATGGGGGGATGGAGACTGGGACGATCGGATggagtgggtgagggggagagtgggtcAGAGGAAGGGGAGATGAGGGGGGCGGAAACTGGGACAATCGGATgaagtgggtgagggggagatgtGGGGATGGAGACTGGGAGGGTCGGAAggagtgggtgagggggagagtgggtcagagggaggggagatgggacGGAGATTGGGACGATCGGATGGAGTGGATGAGGAGGAGAGAGGGTCAGAAGGAGGGGAGTTGGGGGTCGGAGACTGGGACGatcggagggagggggtgagagggagagagggtcagagggaggggagatgggggggacGAAAACAGACGATcagagggagtgggtgagggggagagagggtcaATGCTGCTGTGTCTGTCGTTAAACACACTGTCAATCCTGGGGTTAACGCAGCCGGTACCGCAGCGACCACAGGAGGGGATGGGACCTTCCCGATGTATTGGGCCTGAGCCTGTCCTCCAGCTGTGAGTGAGAGGCAGATGCCTTTATGCGGAGCTGGGCATGGGGAACTGGGGGCTGGGGGCCGGGGCAGGGGAGCAGACTGACAGATCACTGGGTCTGACAAGAAAGGACAGTAGAGGGGAGGGAGCACTGGTcatagaggggggagggggttgatacAGGCTTTGTTGACATTGATGGAGGCGGGGTGAGAGAGTCAGAGacacagaggaacagagagagcgaaggagagagggagaaagacagagtgagaaagaggaacgagaaaaatgggaaaaggaggaacagaaagagagagcaagagaccgaagagagagagagagagaaagagcacatTCTATGACACTCCCCACCATGTCAGTCCccataccccgaggtctctctgttccacaccgttcactgtgtcagtcccctccAGGTCATCAAACGGTTCTACAATGAAACGCAGCAGCAGCGGACGGGCTCCTGGATGTCTCCCTCCACCATGACCCAGCTCTGGTCGGTCTCTGTTTCCATCTTTTCCGTGGGTGGGATGATCGGCGCCTTCTCTGTCGGCCTGTTTGTCAACCGGTTCGGACGGTGAGttgctcgctctctctcccccacccccctctgcgAACAGCCCATGACTCCCGGCAGCCCTCCTGTCGCGGCCCCTGATCTCTCCGGCTTTCCTCTCCGCCAGGCGTGACTCCATGCTGATGGTGAACGTGGTGGCTGTGCTGGGCGCCGCGTTGATGGGATTCTCCAAGATGGCTGGCTCCTTTGAGATGATCATCCTGGGCCGACTGGTGATCGGCATCTACAGCGGCCTGGCCTCGGGCTTCGTGCCCATGTACGTGGGCGAAATCTCGCCCACAAACCTGCGTGGAGCCTTTGGCACGATGCACCAGCTGGGCGTGGTGATTGGGATCCTCATCGCCCAGGTACGGAgggcaggggtggggagagggggccgGGTGCCAACACCCAGGGCCAGCCTTGAATCCAGGACCAGGTCCCAACCCCAGGGATCAGGCCTGAACCCTAACACCAGGTGCCAACTCCCAGGAGTAGGTGTGATCCCTGGGACTGGCCCCAACCCTGAGACCAAGCGCCAATCCCTGGGACTAGACCCCAAACCCCGGGAGAGGGCCCCAGGAGCAGAGGAAGGGCCCCAGGAGCAGAGGAAGGGCCCCAGGAGCAGAGGAAGGGCCCTGGCTCCAGAGAGAGGACCCCATGCCAAGCAAGTGGGCCTCGGGCCTAGGAAGAGGGCCCCGTGTCAGGGGAGAGGGCCCTCAGCACCTTCACCAGCCTCTAGGCCGCAGACTAagcttctcctcctctctccccacagatcttTGGCCTGGAGGTCCTGCTTGGCAACGCAGCCCTGTGGCCTCTCCTGCTGGGCTTCACAGCCTTCCCGTCCCTGGCTCAGTGCGTCCTCCTCATCTGCTGCCCCCGCAGCCCCCGGTTTCTCCTCATCAACAGGAACGAGGAGGCAGAGGCGAGAGACGGTGAGGAGGGggcaaaggagggaggggaggcagagtaggagagggggggagaaggggaggggggaggagagggagggggtagagaaggtggggagagaggcgggggagagagggggaagagggcgcTGGAAAAGATGAGGGGAGTGGAATCGCAGATTTCAATGGGAGATGTACTagcccccctctcttcccctctccctccttctctcctccactctccctctctcctctccactctccctctctctcccctccactctccctctctctcccctccactctctctctcccctccactctctctctcccctccactctctctctcccctccactctctcccctccactctctctctcccctcctctccctctctcccctcctctttcccctccccctctccatctctctccctctctccccctgttAACTCCCATCTGTCCCCCCCACCAGTTCTGCGCTTGCTGTGGGGTGTTGGGGACGTGGATGCGGACATCGAGGAGATGCGCGAGGAGAGCAGGAAGATCTCGCTGGAGAAGCGGGTGACCTTGGCCGAACTGTTCCGTTCCAGGCAGTATCGGCAACCGCTGATCATCGCCGTGGTCATCCACCTATCGCAGCAGCTGTCCGGGATTAACGCGGTGGGTGTGGGGAAAAGGCATGGGGTCCTGGTCCCCACCAGACGTTCCCGTCCCCGCTTGTTTTCCGCATACGTTCCCTGCACACTTCCCTGGTTGTTCCGTGGAGAATTCCCTGCTCGTTCCCCGGACTCGTTCCCCACACTCGTTCCCCGTCCACGTTCCCCGTGCACCTTCCGGTTCCTTGTGGATTTTCCTGGACCCAGTCCCTGACATTCCCCGTGGAATTTCTTGATCCCGACCCCTGACCCCGACGTTCCCTTCTCTCCCACAGGTCTTCTACTACTCCACCAGCATCTTCCAGAAGGCGCGGGTTCAACACCCCGTTTACGCCACCATTGGCACCGGCCTGGTCAATACAGCCTTCACTGTCGTCTCTGTGAgttcctccctcactccctcattccctccatccctcactccctcattccctccattcctccctcccttgTTCTATCCCTCACACTCcctctttcactccctccctaGTTTCCTCCATCCCTTTCTCActctccctcattccctccccccttgtttcctccatccctcactcccttcctccatccctcccttcctctctttcccaaattctctccctccctcatattcttccctctcccttgtttcctctctccctcaccctcattgccttcatccctcactctcccttgttccctccatccttccctccATCCCTTCCTCTCCCTCATTCCCTCCATCCCTTTCACCTTCCCccattccctccatccctccctcattccttccatccctccctcattccctccatccctctctccctcattcCCTCTATCCCTTTCACCTTCCctcattccctccatccctccctcccctactcccctactccctccttccctcattccctctcttcctccaatcctctctccctccctttcccaaaTTTCCTCTCTCCCTCATCATCTctatccttcctccctccctctccattccctcccctccattccctccctcgTTCCCTcaatcccttcctccctctctcccttcctacctcactccctcattccctccatccctcaccctctcttcctcattccctccttcccttcctctcattccctccatctctccctcattccctcccTTTCTTCCACTCCCTCATTCCCTGCATCCCTCCTTTCCTTGTTCcatccctcaccctccctccctttctccctcattccctccatccctccctcccttgttccatccctcacactccctccctcat
Above is a genomic segment from Narcine bancroftii isolate sNarBan1 chromosome 2, sNarBan1.hap1, whole genome shotgun sequence containing:
- the LOC138754222 gene encoding solute carrier family 2, facilitated glucose transporter member 1-like isoform X2; this encodes MVLRICQEAVAMFANLCCGLDWKWNRLTLRLLFVVIVAVIGSLQFGYNIGVINAPERVIKRFYNETQQQRTGSWMSPSTMTQLWSVSVSIFSVGGMIGAFSVGLFVNRFGRRDSMLMVNVVAVLGAALMGFSKMAGSFEMIILGRLVIGIYSGLASGFVPMYVGEISPTNLRGAFGTMHQLGVVIGILIAQIFGLEVLLGNAALWPLLLGFTAFPSLAQCVLLICCPRSPRFLLINRNEEAEARDVLRLLWGVGDVDADIEEMREESRKISLEKRVTLAELFRSRQYRQPLIIAVVIHLSQQLSGINAVFYYSTSIFQKARVQHPVYATIGTGLVNTAFTVVSLFLVERVGRRTLHLVGLGGMAVSTLVITVAMVLQERVPNLSYLSIVAVFTFVAFFEVGPGPIPWFIVAELFSQGARPPAVAVAGCANWSSNFLVGMVFPFMEHACGPYVFLIFLAALLIFLIFTYFRMPETKGRTFDEISSAFRSSPGSPGVEKSPMVELGGLETRPGGQSPLEVPPGQQSAAEKDPGAA
- the LOC138754222 gene encoding solute carrier family 2, facilitated glucose transporter member 1-like isoform X4: MVLRICQEAVAMFANLCCGLDWKWVIKRFYNETQQQRTGSWMSPSTMTQLWSVSVSIFSVGGMIGAFSVGLFVNRFGRRDSMLMVNVVAVLGAALMGFSKMAGSFEMIILGRLVIGIYSGLASGFVPMYVGEISPTNLRGAFGTMHQLGVVIGILIAQIFGLEVLLGNAALWPLLLGFTAFPSLAQCVLLICCPRSPRFLLINRNEEAEARDVLRLLWGVGDVDADIEEMREESRKISLEKRVTLAELFRSRQYRQPLIIAVVIHLSQQLSGINAVFYYSTSIFQKARVQHPVYATIGTGLVNTAFTVVSLFLVERVGRRTLHLVGLGGMAVSTLVITVAMVLQERVPNLSYLSIVAVFTFVAFFEVGPGPIPWFIVAELFSQGARPPAVAVAGCANWSSNFLVGMVFPFMEHACGPYVFLIFLAALLIFLIFTYFRMPETKGRTFDEISSAFRSSPGSPGVEKSPMVELGGLETRPGGQSPLEVPPGQQSAAEKDPGAA
- the LOC138754222 gene encoding solute carrier family 2, facilitated glucose transporter member 1-like isoform X3 — translated: MGDNQNRLTLRLLFVVIVAVIGSLQFGYNIGVINAPERVIKRFYNETQQQRTGSWMSPSTMTQLWSVSVSIFSVGGMIGAFSVGLFVNRFGRRDSMLMVNVVAVLGAALMGFSKMAGSFEMIILGRLVIGIYSGLASGFVPMYVGEISPTNLRGAFGTMHQLGVVIGILIAQIFGLEVLLGNAALWPLLLGFTAFPSLAQCVLLICCPRSPRFLLINRNEEAEARDVLRLLWGVGDVDADIEEMREESRKISLEKRVTLAELFRSRQYRQPLIIAVVIHLSQQLSGINAVFYYSTSIFQKARVQHPVYATIGTGLVNTAFTVVSLFLVERVGRRTLHLVGLGGMAVSTLVITVAMVLQERVPNLSYLSIVAVFTFVAFFEVGPGPIPWFIVAELFSQGARPPAVAVAGCANWSSNFLVGMVFPFMEHACGPYVFLIFLAALLIFLIFTYFRMPETKGRTFDEISSAFRSSPGSPGVEKSPMVELGGLETRPGGQSPLEVPPGQQSAAEKDPGAA
- the LOC138754222 gene encoding solute carrier family 2, facilitated glucose transporter member 3-like isoform X1, which produces MEDISGVNMNLLKNRLTLRLLFVVIVAVIGSLQFGYNIGVINAPERVIKRFYNETQQQRTGSWMSPSTMTQLWSVSVSIFSVGGMIGAFSVGLFVNRFGRRDSMLMVNVVAVLGAALMGFSKMAGSFEMIILGRLVIGIYSGLASGFVPMYVGEISPTNLRGAFGTMHQLGVVIGILIAQIFGLEVLLGNAALWPLLLGFTAFPSLAQCVLLICCPRSPRFLLINRNEEAEARDVLRLLWGVGDVDADIEEMREESRKISLEKRVTLAELFRSRQYRQPLIIAVVIHLSQQLSGINAVFYYSTSIFQKARVQHPVYATIGTGLVNTAFTVVSLFLVERVGRRTLHLVGLGGMAVSTLVITVAMVLQERVPNLSYLSIVAVFTFVAFFEVGPGPIPWFIVAELFSQGARPPAVAVAGCANWSSNFLVGMVFPFMEHACGPYVFLIFLAALLIFLIFTYFRMPETKGRTFDEISSAFRSSPGSPGVEKSPMVELGGLETRPGGQSPLEVPPGQQSAAEKDPGAA
- the LOC138754222 gene encoding solute carrier family 2, facilitated glucose transporter member 3-like isoform X6, with amino-acid sequence MEDISGVNMNLLKNRLTLRLLFVVIVAVIGSLQFGYNIGVINAPERVIKRFYNETQQQRTGSWMSPSTMTQLWSVSVSIFSVGGMIGAFSVGLFVNRFGRRDSMLMVNVVAVLGAALMGFSKMAGSFEMIILGRLVIGIYSGLASGFVPMYVGEISPTNLRGAFGTMHQLGVVIGILIAQIFGLEVLLGNAALWPLLLGFTAFPSLAQCVLLICCPRSPRFLLINRNEEAEARDVLRLLWGVGDVDADIEEMREESRKISLEKRVTLAELFRSRQYRQPLIIAVVIHLSQQLSGINAVFYYSTSIFQKARVQHPVYATIGTGLVNTAFTVVSLFLVERVGRRTLHLVGLGGMAVSTLVITVAMVLQHACGPYVFLIFLAALLIFLIFTYFRMPETKGRTFDEISSAFRSSPGSPGVEKSPMVELGGLETRPGGQSPLEVPPGQQSAAEKDPGAA
- the LOC138754222 gene encoding solute carrier family 2, facilitated glucose transporter member 1-like isoform X5, translated to MLQRGPLQVIKRFYNETQQQRTGSWMSPSTMTQLWSVSVSIFSVGGMIGAFSVGLFVNRFGRRDSMLMVNVVAVLGAALMGFSKMAGSFEMIILGRLVIGIYSGLASGFVPMYVGEISPTNLRGAFGTMHQLGVVIGILIAQIFGLEVLLGNAALWPLLLGFTAFPSLAQCVLLICCPRSPRFLLINRNEEAEARDVLRLLWGVGDVDADIEEMREESRKISLEKRVTLAELFRSRQYRQPLIIAVVIHLSQQLSGINAVFYYSTSIFQKARVQHPVYATIGTGLVNTAFTVVSLFLVERVGRRTLHLVGLGGMAVSTLVITVAMVLQERVPNLSYLSIVAVFTFVAFFEVGPGPIPWFIVAELFSQGARPPAVAVAGCANWSSNFLVGMVFPFMEHACGPYVFLIFLAALLIFLIFTYFRMPETKGRTFDEISSAFRSSPGSPGVEKSPMVELGGLETRPGGQSPLEVPPGQQSAAEKDPGAA